A single region of the Vicia villosa cultivar HV-30 ecotype Madison, WI linkage group LG4, Vvil1.0, whole genome shotgun sequence genome encodes:
- the LOC131596696 gene encoding uncharacterized protein LOC131596696, with protein sequence MDLQAFLIRARIFKLYRQALRVAGRAPPPARDELRQMIRQEMENNRNCNDKQRIRYLISEGLEKLKRLDEMLDMQGH encoded by the exons ATGGATCTTCAGGCTTTCCTTATTCGTGCTCGAATCTTCAAACTTTACAGACAAGCTCTGAGAGTTGCCGGTCGAGCACCTCCTCCTGCTAGAG ATGAACTGAGACAAATGATTAGACAAGAGATGGAGAATAATCGAAATTGCAATGACAAGCAAAGGATCCGTTACTTGATTAGTGAAGGCTTGGAAAAATTGAAACGCCtcgatgaaatgcttgatatgcAAGGTCATTAG
- the LOC131596695 gene encoding uncharacterized protein LOC131596695, translating to MRGKWRNVWNWNRNLVNVKLKWENGCRWRLLHEGPDTVEELLDRHLVKKVNNNKDDEEDELLNRRRLTTTRREALSLYRDILRASRFFAWSDSKGVLWRDLIRDSARKEFELARFETDPEVVTRLLIGGHDAVNSAIEKLAEKQRQQIQKDRGGGSGGPDQT from the coding sequence ATGAGGGGAAAATGGCGAAATGTTTGGAATTGGAATCGGAATTTGGTGAATGTGAAATTGAAATGGGAAAACGGTTGCCGGTGGCGGTTATTGCACGAAGGTCCCGACACCGTAGAAGAACTTCTCGATAGACATTTAGTCAAGAAAGTTAATAACAACAAAGACGACGAAGAAGACGAGTTGCTGAATCGGAGGCGACTCACCACCACTCGCCGAGAGGCACTGAGTCTATACAGGGATATTCTTCGTGCATCGCGCTTTTTCGCTTGGTCTGATTCTAAAGGCGTTCTTTGGCGTGATCTTATCAGAGATAGCGCTCGTAAAGAGTTTGAGCTTGCTCGATTCGAAACCGATCCGGAGGTTGTCACTCGGTTGCTCATCGGAGGACACGACGCTGTTAATAGCGCCATTGAGAAGCTTGCCGAGAAACAGAGGCAGCAGATTCAAAAGGATCGTGGCGGTGGCAGTGGTGGTCCTGATCAAACCTGA
- the LOC131598657 gene encoding uncharacterized protein LOC131598657, producing MANNNIPSSDPFLLEHLIEDSTREVTNRRRQEELQHAFAGQGRSRHETSQPRRQQVQNIQQLQGLQQVQNVEQNPPEGHVQNGEDQQARTHNGPERPQNENETAARDGHAASSFTHTSDRQRTRHVEEEEPLNIPEDADPVTVLLLKELQKTNSLLRLQDDRIHELERKRRYRSPPRRHYRSRSYSSSRSPPRRHRRCSPSSSRSPPRRHRRRRSYSRSPPRKSRKNQRPEATEARSLSPEQGHRGPSKAVLKPRERPSPRDNRAGPNNVQERPRRGRHSTSPRPSDEEDFRSPRSEDIRRARLP from the coding sequence ATGgctaacaacaacatcccaagctcCGACCCCTTCCTCCTGGAACATCTGATCGAAGATTCCACCCGCGAGGTGACGAATCGCCGCCGGCAAGAAGAACTTCAACATGCCTTTGCCGGACAAGGAAGGTCGAGACATGAGACTTCGCAACCTAGGAGGCAGCAGGTCCAGAACATCCAGCAGCTGCagggcctccaacaggttcagaATGTCGAACAAAACCCTCCCGAGGGACACGTTCAGAACGGAGAAGACCAGCAGGCCCGAACCCACAATGGGCCTGAGCGCCCCCAGAATGAGAATGAGACCGCCGCCAGGGATGGGCACGCTGCTTcttcattcacccacacctccgacagGCAGAGGACCCGTCATGTAGAAGAGGAGGAACCGCTCAACATCCCCGAGGATGCTGACCCCGTCACTGTCCTCCTGCTCAAAGAACTACAAAAGACGAACAGCCTCCTCCGACTTCAGGACGACCGTATCCACGAGCTGGAAAGGAAACGACGGTATCGTTCCCCTCCCCGGAGACATTATCGGTcgcgctcctattcctcctcgcgctcacctcCGAGGAGGCACCGCCGCTGCTCCCCATCTTCTTCACGCTCGCCACCTAGAAGACACCGCCGTCGGAGAtcatattcccgctctccaccGAGAAAGAGCAGGAAGAACCAGAGACCAGAGGCCACTGAAGCAAGAAGCCTCTCCCCCGAGCAGGGTCATCGGGGCCCCTCCAAGGCTGTGCTGAAACCCCGCGAGCGTCCCTCTCCTCGGGATAATCGCGCCGGTCCCAACAATGTCCAGGAAAGACCCCGGCGTGGCAGACATTCAACTTCACCAAGACCAAGCGACgaagaggacttccgcagccctcgGTCTGAGGACATCCGAAGAGCCCGCCTTCCTTGA